In a genomic window of Variovorax paradoxus:
- a CDS encoding DNA-deoxyinosine glycosylase, with product MPRSRSPASPAPPEREAIPEPVAAGPVLTGLAPIVSPATVLLILGSFPGARSLELQQYYAHPQNQFWKILQALWPHDPLPTGVDSYRKRSDWLLAHGLGVWDVYAACEREGSLDSAIRAAVPNDIAALHLPKLAAVAHNGGESFKHARHTRTLGVPVYPLPSTSPANASWSFERKLAAWREVFSVHGLV from the coding sequence ATGCCCAGATCCAGATCCCCCGCAAGCCCGGCCCCGCCCGAGCGCGAAGCCATCCCCGAGCCGGTGGCCGCGGGCCCGGTGCTCACCGGACTCGCGCCGATCGTCTCGCCCGCCACCGTGCTGCTGATCCTCGGCAGCTTCCCGGGCGCGAGATCGCTCGAGCTGCAGCAGTACTATGCGCATCCCCAAAACCAGTTCTGGAAAATCTTGCAAGCCCTGTGGCCCCATGACCCGCTCCCCACGGGAGTAGACAGCTATCGAAAGCGTAGCGACTGGCTGCTGGCACACGGCCTCGGCGTGTGGGACGTCTATGCGGCCTGCGAGCGCGAGGGCAGCCTCGATTCGGCGATCCGCGCGGCCGTGCCCAACGACATCGCGGCGCTGCACCTGCCGAAGCTGGCGGCCGTGGCCCACAACGGCGGCGAGAGCTTCAAGCACGCCCGGCATACCCGAACCCTCGGCGTGCCGGTTTACCCACTGCCTTCGACCAGCCCGGCCAATGCGTCGTGGAGCTTCGAGCGCAAGCTCGCCGCATGGCGCGAGGTCTTCTCTGTCCATGGACTGGTCTGA
- a CDS encoding spermidine synthase, producing MAARKQSTSRLPAELPEVNFSDWGDIRYLHLGTEWVQGSMKLDAPYEIELEYVQRMMAWLLFTGGTGIGNRHAMQLGLGAATLTKFCRKTLRMRTTAIELNPQVVSACRGWFKLPPDDVKLRVVIADAAEEIRRPEWQGTVDALQVDLYDHEAAAPVLDSEDFYADCRALLTEDGAMTVNLFGRSSSYERSLEKIQAAFGADAVWAFKPTREGNTVVLAQRQPSRPKREALAERAQTIQTRWGLPAPKWLRVFKPVLSI from the coding sequence ATGGCCGCACGCAAGCAATCCACGTCCCGCCTTCCCGCCGAACTGCCCGAGGTCAACTTCTCCGACTGGGGCGACATCCGCTACCTGCACCTGGGCACCGAATGGGTCCAGGGCTCGATGAAGCTGGACGCGCCCTACGAGATCGAGCTCGAGTACGTGCAGCGCATGATGGCCTGGCTGCTGTTCACAGGCGGCACCGGCATCGGCAACCGCCATGCGATGCAGCTCGGCCTGGGCGCGGCCACGCTCACCAAGTTCTGCCGCAAGACCTTGCGCATGCGCACCACCGCGATCGAGCTCAATCCGCAGGTGGTGTCGGCCTGCCGCGGCTGGTTCAAGCTGCCGCCCGACGACGTTAAGCTGCGCGTGGTGATCGCCGACGCGGCCGAGGAGATCCGCCGGCCCGAATGGCAGGGCACGGTCGACGCGCTGCAGGTCGATCTCTACGACCACGAGGCCGCGGCGCCGGTGCTCGACAGCGAGGACTTCTATGCCGACTGCCGCGCGCTGCTCACCGAGGACGGCGCGATGACGGTCAATCTCTTCGGCCGCTCGTCGAGCTACGAGCGCAGCCTCGAGAAGATCCAGGCCGCCTTCGGCGCCGACGCGGTCTGGGCCTTCAAGCCGACGCGCGAAGGCAACACGGTGGTGCTCGCGCAGCGCCAGCCCAGCCGGCCCAAGCGCGAGGCGCTTGCCGAGCGTGCCCAAACCATCCAGACTCGCTGGGGCCTGCCCGCGCCCAAGTGGCTGCGGGTGTTCAAGCCGGTCCTTTCCATCTGA
- the tadA gene encoding Flp pilus assembly complex ATPase component TadA, translated as MSAVPASAAPAVRPEGPLELRRLIEWLAADGVISPMEAKRTIARCAQAESRQHPLVRLANVAMTRESDSKPLDLEMLAQWLAGRAGLSYLRIDPLKVDVGKVADTMSAAYAERHKVLPVQVLPNEVVVATAEPFLTDWISEVERQSRRTVRRVVANPAEIQRYTAEFFALAKSVRAAQKAGGNTGGASFEQLVELGKSNKQLDANDQSVVQVVDWLWQYAFDQRASDIHLEPRREQGVIRFRIDGVLHPAYQMPMGVMNAMVARIKLLGRMDVVEKRRPLDGRIKTRNMRGEEIEMRLSTLPTAFGEKMVMRIFDPDTAVKDLDALGFAQHDAQRWEQLVTRPNGIILVTGPTGSGKTTTLYSTLKRVATEEVNVSTVEDPIEMIEPSFNQTQVQPQLDFGFTEGLRALMRQDPDIIMVGEIRDLATAEMAVQAALTGHLVFSTLHTNDAPSAITRLMELGVPSYLINAVMLGVLAQRLVRTLCPHCKQPDDGITREKLEAIVKPWQITGSVRAYKPVGCVDCRMTGYMGRMGLYELLSISETFRNEVTKAPNLAVLRRQAVVDGMRPLRLAGALRVAEGLTTIEEVLSATPPLDA; from the coding sequence ATGAGCGCCGTTCCCGCTTCCGCCGCACCGGCCGTCCGCCCCGAAGGTCCACTCGAGCTGCGTCGCCTGATCGAATGGCTGGCCGCCGACGGCGTGATCTCGCCGATGGAAGCCAAGCGCACCATCGCGCGCTGCGCCCAGGCCGAGAGCCGCCAGCATCCGCTGGTGCGGCTCGCCAATGTCGCGATGACGCGCGAGAGCGACAGCAAGCCGCTCGACCTCGAGATGCTTGCGCAGTGGCTTGCGGGCCGCGCGGGCCTGTCCTACCTGCGCATCGACCCGCTCAAGGTCGACGTGGGCAAGGTGGCCGACACCATGAGCGCGGCCTATGCCGAGCGCCACAAGGTGCTGCCGGTGCAGGTGCTGCCCAACGAGGTGGTGGTGGCCACGGCCGAACCCTTCCTCACCGACTGGATCTCCGAGGTCGAGCGCCAGTCGCGGCGCACGGTGCGGCGCGTGGTCGCGAACCCGGCCGAGATCCAGCGCTACACGGCCGAGTTCTTCGCGCTCGCGAAGTCGGTGCGCGCGGCGCAGAAGGCCGGCGGCAACACCGGCGGCGCGAGCTTCGAGCAGCTCGTCGAGCTCGGCAAGAGCAACAAGCAGCTCGATGCCAACGACCAGAGCGTGGTGCAGGTGGTCGACTGGCTGTGGCAGTACGCCTTCGACCAGCGCGCGAGCGACATCCACCTCGAGCCGCGACGCGAGCAGGGCGTGATCCGCTTTCGCATCGACGGCGTGCTGCATCCGGCCTACCAGATGCCGATGGGCGTGATGAACGCGATGGTCGCGCGCATCAAGCTGCTGGGCCGCATGGACGTGGTCGAGAAGCGCCGGCCGCTCGACGGCCGCATCAAGACCCGCAACATGCGCGGCGAAGAGATCGAAATGCGGCTGTCGACCCTGCCCACCGCCTTCGGCGAGAAGATGGTGATGCGGATCTTCGACCCCGACACCGCGGTCAAGGACCTCGACGCGCTCGGCTTCGCGCAGCACGATGCGCAGCGCTGGGAGCAGCTCGTCACGCGGCCCAACGGCATCATCCTCGTGACCGGCCCCACGGGCTCGGGCAAGACCACCACGCTGTACTCGACGCTCAAGCGCGTGGCGACCGAGGAGGTCAACGTCAGCACGGTGGAAGACCCGATCGAGATGATCGAGCCTTCGTTCAACCAGACGCAGGTGCAACCGCAACTCGATTTCGGTTTCACCGAGGGGCTGCGCGCGTTGATGCGGCAGGACCCGGACATCATCATGGTCGGCGAAATCCGAGACCTCGCCACCGCCGAGATGGCGGTGCAGGCCGCGCTGACCGGCCACCTGGTGTTCAGCACCCTGCACACCAACGACGCGCCCAGCGCCATCACGCGGTTGATGGAGCTCGGCGTGCCCTCGTACCTCATCAACGCCGTGATGCTCGGCGTGCTCGCGCAGCGGCTGGTGCGCACCCTGTGCCCGCACTGCAAGCAGCCCGACGACGGCATCACGCGCGAGAAGCTCGAGGCCATCGTCAAGCCGTGGCAGATCACGGGCTCGGTGCGCGCCTACAAGCCGGTGGGCTGCGTCGACTGCCGCATGACCGGCTACATGGGCCGCATGGGCCTGTACGAACTGCTGAGCATCAGCGAGACCTTCCGCAACGAGGTCACGAAGGCGCCGAACCTCGCGGTGCTGCGGCGCCAGGCCGTGGTCGACGGCATGCGGCCGCTGCGCCTCGCGGGTGCGCTGCGCGTGGCCGAGGGCCTGACCACGATCGAGGAAGTGCTGAGCGCCACGCCGCCGCTCGACGCTTGA
- a CDS encoding tripartite tricarboxylate transporter TctB family protein, which translates to MKIKSQKDFFSGLMFTVVGVAFAWGATNYSVGTGARMGPGYFPLVLGILMAVIGLGIMFSGLTVETTTGDPIGKWAWKQVVLILGANLMFGILLGGLPSIGLPAMGMIIAIYALVIIASLAGHEFKLPSVLVLATVLAVGSYVAFIWALKLQIQVWPTFIG; encoded by the coding sequence GTGAAAATCAAGAGTCAAAAAGACTTTTTCTCGGGCCTGATGTTCACCGTGGTCGGGGTCGCCTTCGCTTGGGGCGCCACCAACTACAGCGTGGGCACAGGCGCTCGCATGGGCCCCGGGTACTTCCCGCTGGTGCTCGGCATCCTGATGGCGGTGATCGGCCTGGGCATCATGTTCAGCGGCCTGACCGTCGAAACCACCACCGGTGATCCGATCGGCAAGTGGGCCTGGAAGCAGGTCGTGCTGATCCTCGGCGCCAACCTGATGTTCGGCATCCTGCTCGGCGGCCTGCCGAGCATCGGCCTGCCGGCCATGGGGATGATCATCGCGATCTACGCGCTGGTGATCATCGCGAGCCTCGCGGGCCACGAGTTCAAGCTGCCCAGCGTGCTGGTGCTGGCCACCGTGCTGGCCGTCGGCAGCTACGTTGCATTCATCTGGGCGCTCAAGCTCCAGATCCAGGTCTGGCCGACCTTCATCGGCTGA
- a CDS encoding tripartite tricarboxylate transporter permease: MELFQNLSTGFGVAFTFTNLLYCLVGCILGTLIGVLPGIGPVATIAMLLPATYALPPVSALIMLAGIYYGAQYGGSTTAILVNLPGESSSVVTVIDGYQMARKGRAGPALAAAGLGSFFAGCVGTLILAAFAPPLTELAFKFGPAEYFSLMILGLIGAVVLASGSLLKAIAMIVLGLLLGLVGTDVNSGVARFSFDIPELTDGIGFVAIAMGVFGYGEIIANLSRPDEEREVFTAKVKGLFPTKEDFKRMVPAVLRGTALGSALGILPGGGALLAAFAAYTIEKKTKLKPGEVPFGKGNIRGVAAPESANNAGAQTSFIPLLTLGIPPNAVMALMVGAMTIHNIQPGPQVMTSNPELFWGLIASMWIGNAMLIILNLPLIGMWIKLLSVPYKYLFPAIVLFCAIGVYSTNNNTFDIWMVGIFGFVGYTFFKLGCEPAPLLLGFILGPMMEENLRRSLLLSRGDWSVFITRPISAGLLAAALLLLVIVLLPAVKSKREEAFVEE, encoded by the coding sequence ATGGAACTCTTTCAAAACCTCTCGACCGGCTTCGGCGTCGCGTTCACCTTCACGAACCTGCTGTACTGCCTGGTCGGCTGTATCCTGGGCACGCTGATCGGCGTGCTGCCCGGCATCGGCCCCGTCGCGACCATCGCGATGCTGCTGCCCGCGACCTACGCACTGCCCCCGGTGTCGGCCCTGATCATGCTGGCCGGCATCTACTACGGCGCGCAGTACGGCGGCTCCACCACCGCGATTCTCGTGAACCTGCCAGGGGAGTCATCCTCGGTGGTGACAGTGATCGACGGCTACCAGATGGCGCGCAAGGGCCGGGCGGGGCCGGCGCTTGCCGCGGCGGGCCTGGGCTCGTTCTTCGCGGGCTGCGTCGGTACGCTGATCCTGGCCGCCTTCGCGCCGCCGCTGACCGAGCTGGCCTTCAAGTTCGGCCCGGCCGAATACTTCTCGCTGATGATCCTGGGCCTGATCGGCGCCGTGGTGCTGGCTTCGGGTTCGCTGCTCAAGGCGATCGCGATGATCGTGCTGGGCCTGCTGCTGGGCCTGGTGGGCACCGACGTGAACTCGGGCGTGGCGCGCTTCAGCTTCGACATCCCCGAACTGACCGACGGCATCGGCTTCGTGGCCATCGCCATGGGCGTGTTCGGCTACGGCGAAATCATCGCGAACCTCTCGCGTCCCGATGAAGAGCGCGAAGTGTTCACCGCCAAGGTGAAGGGCCTGTTCCCGACCAAGGAAGACTTCAAGCGCATGGTGCCCGCGGTGCTGCGCGGCACGGCGCTCGGTTCGGCCCTAGGCATCCTGCCCGGCGGCGGTGCGCTGCTGGCGGCCTTCGCGGCCTACACCATCGAGAAGAAGACCAAGCTGAAGCCGGGCGAAGTGCCCTTCGGCAAGGGCAACATCCGCGGCGTGGCGGCTCCCGAGTCGGCCAACAACGCCGGCGCGCAGACCTCCTTCATTCCGCTGCTGACGCTGGGCATTCCGCCCAACGCCGTGATGGCGCTGATGGTGGGCGCGATGACGATCCACAACATCCAGCCGGGCCCGCAGGTCATGACCAGCAACCCCGAGCTGTTCTGGGGCCTGATCGCCTCGATGTGGATCGGCAACGCGATGCTGATCATCCTGAACCTGCCGCTGATCGGCATGTGGATCAAGCTGCTGTCGGTGCCGTACAAGTACCTGTTCCCGGCGATCGTGCTGTTCTGCGCGATCGGCGTGTACTCGACCAACAACAACACCTTCGACATCTGGATGGTGGGCATCTTCGGCTTCGTGGGCTACACCTTCTTCAAGCTCGGCTGCGAACCCGCGCCGCTGCTGCTGGGCTTCATCCTGGGCCCGATGATGGAAGAGAACCTGCGCCGCTCGCTGCTGCTGTCGCGTGGCGACTGGAGCGTGTTCATCACGCGTCCGATCTCCGCTGGCCTGCTGGCTGCTGCCTTGCTGCTGCTCGTCATCGTGCTGCTGCCGGCCGTGAAGTCGAAGCGCGAGGAAGCCTTCGTCGAGGAGTGA
- a CDS encoding LysR family transcriptional regulator, whose product MARIAAEEVSLQQLRALAAVAETGSFTLAAESLQLTQPAISHLVKRMEEDLGQPLVVRGRRIRMTDAGQMMVDTAVRALRLIDESVNACRSQAQLREGRVVLAVGHLTAGALMPPLLGRFAHKHPKLATTLLDSTAEQMISRILSQEADLGFGSDIGQAHSELATEPLFVERMALFVREDHPLAQRSSIEARQLEALPFIHVNPDANVWRAVSRQLSSVANVYPQVAHHVSMLSTAFGLIQAGAGVALLPRYVEVLMPPNLRVLSVTRPVLEYPLVAVRLAKHPLSPAAMAFLDIARQHLKPRAAKG is encoded by the coding sequence ATGGCACGGATCGCCGCCGAGGAGGTTTCGCTGCAGCAGCTTCGCGCGCTCGCGGCGGTGGCCGAAACGGGCAGCTTCACGCTGGCCGCCGAGAGCCTGCAACTGACCCAGCCGGCCATCAGCCATCTCGTCAAGCGCATGGAGGAGGACCTGGGCCAGCCGCTGGTGGTGCGCGGGCGGCGCATCCGCATGACCGATGCCGGCCAGATGATGGTCGACACGGCCGTGCGCGCGCTGCGGCTGATCGATGAGTCGGTCAATGCCTGCCGCTCGCAGGCGCAGTTGCGCGAGGGCCGCGTGGTGCTGGCGGTGGGCCATCTCACGGCCGGCGCGCTGATGCCGCCGCTGCTCGGGCGCTTCGCGCACAAGCACCCCAAGCTGGCCACCACGCTGCTCGACAGCACCGCCGAGCAGATGATCTCGCGCATCCTCTCGCAGGAGGCCGACCTGGGCTTCGGCTCCGACATCGGCCAGGCGCATTCCGAGCTCGCGACCGAGCCGCTGTTCGTCGAGCGCATGGCGCTGTTCGTGCGCGAGGACCATCCGCTCGCGCAGCGCAGCAGCATCGAGGCGCGGCAGCTCGAGGCCCTGCCCTTCATCCACGTCAACCCCGACGCCAACGTCTGGCGCGCGGTGAGCCGGCAGCTGTCGAGCGTGGCCAACGTCTATCCGCAGGTGGCGCACCACGTGTCGATGCTCTCCACCGCCTTCGGCCTGATCCAGGCCGGCGCGGGCGTGGCGCTGCTGCCGCGCTACGTCGAGGTGCTGATGCCGCCGAACCTGCGCGTGCTCTCGGTCACGCGGCCGGTGCTCGAATACCCGCTGGTGGCGGTGCGGCTGGCCAAGCATCCGCTGAGCCCGGCGGCGATGGCCTTCCTCGACATCGCGCGGCAGCACCTGAAGCCGCGCGCGGCGAAGGGCTGA
- a CDS encoding tripartite tricarboxylate transporter substrate binding protein — MQRHQFLHGLAAAFAALCLAAPATGFAQGYPNKPIRLVVPFPAAGATDLFARTLGQKMGEKLGTTLVVDNKPGAGGAIGSDIAAKAAPDGYTLLLATTSTHSIGPAITSRLPYDTVRDFTPIAHVGDAPSIMLVPVNSPAKTVREWIDYAKKNPGKLNYASSGNGTIVQLTAELFKAQAGVFVTHIPYKGTALAIPDLISGKVDVLFDSLPTGMPHVRDGRLRALGVTSLKRSPLAPELPPIADTLPGYESNTWFGFYGPKGLPADLVARVNKAANEALADPEVKDKLSRLGIEPATAGTPEQFAKMVAVDAAKWKKIVVERKITND, encoded by the coding sequence ATGCAACGCCACCAGTTTCTCCACGGCCTCGCGGCCGCCTTCGCCGCGCTGTGCCTGGCCGCGCCGGCCACCGGCTTCGCGCAGGGCTATCCCAACAAGCCGATCCGCCTGGTCGTGCCCTTTCCCGCGGCCGGCGCCACCGACCTGTTCGCGCGCACGCTGGGCCAGAAGATGGGCGAGAAGCTGGGCACCACGCTGGTGGTCGACAACAAGCCCGGTGCCGGCGGCGCCATCGGTTCCGACATTGCGGCCAAGGCCGCGCCCGACGGCTACACGCTGCTGTTGGCCACCACCAGCACGCATTCGATCGGCCCGGCCATCACCAGCCGGCTGCCCTACGACACGGTGCGCGACTTCACGCCGATCGCGCACGTGGGCGACGCGCCGAGCATCATGCTGGTGCCGGTGAACTCGCCCGCGAAGACGGTGCGCGAGTGGATCGACTACGCGAAGAAGAACCCCGGCAAGCTCAACTACGCCTCGAGCGGCAACGGCACCATCGTGCAGCTCACGGCCGAGCTGTTCAAGGCGCAGGCCGGCGTGTTCGTCACCCACATCCCCTACAAGGGCACGGCGCTCGCGATCCCCGACCTGATCAGCGGCAAGGTCGACGTGCTGTTCGACTCGCTGCCCACCGGCATGCCGCACGTGCGCGACGGCCGGCTGCGCGCGCTGGGCGTGACCTCGCTCAAGCGCAGTCCGCTCGCGCCCGAGCTGCCGCCGATCGCCGACACGCTGCCGGGCTACGAATCGAACACCTGGTTCGGCTTCTACGGCCCCAAGGGCCTGCCGGCCGATCTGGTGGCGCGCGTGAACAAGGCCGCCAACGAGGCGCTGGCCGACCCCGAGGTCAAGGACAAGCTGTCGCGCCTGGGCATCGAGCCCGCCACGGCCGGCACGCCCGAGCAGTTCGCGAAGATGGTGGCCGTCGACGCCGCCAAGTGGAAGAAGATCGTCGTCGAACGCAAGATCACCAACGACTGA
- a CDS encoding gamma-glutamyltransferase family protein, giving the protein MPVFARNVVSTSHPLAAQAGLRILQQGGNAVDAAVATAAVMTLVEPVSNGLGSDAFCILWDGKALHGLNASGPAPKAWTPEYFKAKYGADAATPPMRGIDSVTVPGAVRGWAALSERFGKLPFADLMAPAIDIAERGYLVPPVVQGKWLAATPLLQSQPGFAQAFLPWGRAPEVGELFRFAAAARALKAIARTRGEAYYTGEIAEALAKFSQEQGGALTVADLAAYQPEWITPISRDYRGHTLHEIPPNGQGIAALIALGILEKFDIASLPVDSVESQHLQIEAMKLAFADVYRYVSERSTMEVTTEQMLDDAYLASRARLIDRNKAQDFKAGNPVKGGTIYLTAADESGMMVSFIQSNYMGFGSGCVEPEFGISLQNRGHGFSLKAESPNVVAPGKRPFHTIIPAFLTKDGQPVMSFGVMGGNMQPQGHMQTLVRMLDYKQNPQAACDAPRWRFNAGLEINVEAAMNPATVQGLRGLGHHLEVINDSYQDFGAGQFIWRAGDPSVEGYVAASDPRRDGAAAGY; this is encoded by the coding sequence ATCCCGGTGTTCGCGCGCAACGTGGTGTCGACCTCGCACCCACTGGCCGCGCAGGCCGGCCTGCGCATCCTGCAGCAGGGCGGCAACGCGGTCGACGCGGCCGTCGCCACCGCGGCCGTCATGACGCTGGTCGAGCCGGTGAGCAACGGCCTGGGCAGCGATGCCTTCTGCATCCTGTGGGACGGCAAGGCCCTGCACGGCCTCAATGCCTCGGGCCCCGCGCCCAAGGCCTGGACGCCCGAGTACTTCAAGGCCAAGTACGGTGCCGACGCCGCCACCCCGCCGATGCGCGGCATCGACTCGGTCACCGTGCCGGGCGCGGTGCGCGGCTGGGCCGCGCTCAGCGAGCGCTTCGGCAAGCTGCCCTTCGCCGACCTGATGGCGCCGGCCATCGACATCGCCGAGCGCGGCTACCTGGTGCCGCCGGTGGTGCAGGGCAAGTGGCTCGCGGCCACGCCGCTGCTGCAATCGCAGCCGGGCTTCGCCCAGGCCTTCCTGCCCTGGGGCCGCGCGCCCGAGGTCGGCGAGCTGTTCCGCTTCGCCGCCGCCGCGCGCGCGCTCAAGGCCATCGCCCGCACCAGGGGCGAGGCCTACTACACGGGCGAGATCGCCGAGGCGCTCGCGAAGTTCTCCCAGGAGCAGGGCGGCGCGCTCACCGTGGCCGACCTCGCGGCCTACCAGCCCGAGTGGATCACGCCGATCTCGCGCGACTATCGCGGCCACACGCTGCACGAGATCCCGCCCAACGGCCAGGGCATCGCGGCGCTGATCGCGCTGGGCATCCTCGAGAAGTTCGACATCGCCTCGCTGCCGGTCGACTCGGTGGAGTCGCAGCATCTGCAGATCGAGGCCATGAAGCTGGCCTTCGCCGACGTCTACCGCTACGTGTCGGAGCGCTCGACCATGGAGGTCACGACCGAGCAGATGCTCGACGACGCCTACCTGGCCTCGCGCGCGCGGCTGATCGACCGCAACAAGGCGCAGGACTTCAAGGCCGGCAACCCCGTGAAGGGCGGCACCATCTACCTCACCGCAGCCGACGAGAGCGGCATGATGGTGAGCTTCATCCAGAGCAACTACATGGGCTTCGGCTCGGGCTGCGTCGAGCCCGAATTCGGCATCAGCCTGCAGAACCGCGGCCACGGCTTCAGCCTCAAGGCCGAGAGCCCGAACGTGGTGGCGCCGGGCAAGCGTCCGTTCCACACCATCATCCCGGCCTTCCTCACCAAGGACGGCCAGCCGGTGATGAGCTTCGGCGTGATGGGCGGCAACATGCAGCCCCAGGGCCACATGCAGACGCTGGTGCGCATGCTCGACTACAAGCAGAACCCGCAGGCCGCCTGCGACGCGCCGCGCTGGCGCTTCAACGCGGGCCTGGAGATCAACGTCGAGGCCGCGATGAACCCCGCCACCGTGCAGGGCCTGCGCGGGCTGGGCCACCACCTCGAGGTCATCAACGACTCCTACCAGGACTTCGGTGCCGGCCAGTTCATCTGGCGCGCGGGCGATCCCTCGGTCGAGGGCTACGTGGCCGCCAGCGATCCGCGCCGAGACGGAGCGGCAGCAGGGTATTGA
- a CDS encoding DMT family transporter: protein MTKTAASTGIPLPDSAKSIAPGLVLASLGAIAFSGKAIIVKLAYRHGVDAVTLIMLRMLFALPLFALMAWWAGRGKPALSFRDWLGVIGLGFSGYYLASFLDFAGLAYISASFERLILYLNPTLVLFFGWVLYRRRVTRPQLIGMVISYAGVLLVFGHELLAGESKGGGLAAAWGAFLVFLSAVSYAGYLVYSGEFVQRLGSLRLVGLATTVACLFCLAQFALLRPLAAALQVAPEVIWLSVLNATLCTAVPVLMVMMAIERIGPAIAAQTGMIGPLSTILMGVVILGEPFTAWIAAGTALVIAGIFVFTRKGR, encoded by the coding sequence ATGACCAAGACGGCCGCGAGCACCGGCATTCCCCTTCCAGACAGCGCGAAGAGCATCGCGCCCGGCCTCGTCCTCGCCTCGCTGGGCGCGATCGCGTTCAGCGGCAAGGCGATCATCGTCAAGCTGGCCTACCGCCATGGCGTCGATGCCGTGACGCTGATCATGCTGCGCATGCTGTTCGCGCTGCCGCTGTTCGCGCTCATGGCCTGGTGGGCCGGCCGCGGCAAGCCCGCCCTGAGCTTTCGCGACTGGCTCGGCGTGATCGGGCTGGGCTTCTCGGGCTACTACCTTGCGAGCTTCCTGGACTTCGCCGGGCTGGCCTACATCTCGGCCAGCTTCGAGCGGCTGATCCTCTATCTCAATCCCACGCTGGTGCTGTTCTTCGGCTGGGTGCTGTACCGCCGCCGCGTCACGCGGCCGCAACTGATCGGCATGGTCATCAGCTACGCGGGCGTGCTGCTGGTCTTCGGCCACGAGCTCCTGGCCGGCGAGAGCAAGGGCGGCGGCCTCGCGGCGGCCTGGGGCGCGTTCCTGGTGTTCCTCAGCGCGGTGAGCTATGCGGGCTACCTGGTCTACAGCGGCGAATTCGTGCAGCGCCTGGGTTCGCTGCGGCTGGTGGGCCTCGCGACCACGGTGGCCTGCCTGTTCTGCCTCGCGCAGTTCGCGCTGCTGCGCCCGCTAGCCGCGGCGCTGCAGGTGGCGCCCGAGGTGATCTGGCTGTCGGTGCTCAACGCCACCCTGTGCACCGCGGTGCCGGTGCTGATGGTGATGATGGCGATCGAGCGCATCGGGCCGGCCATCGCCGCCCAGACCGGCATGATCGGGCCCCTGTCGACCATCCTCATGGGCGTGGTCATACTCGGCGAGCCGTTCACGGCCTGGATCGCCGCCGGCACGGCGCTGGTGATCGCGGGCATCTTCGTTTTCACGCGCAAGGGCCGCTGA
- a CDS encoding SDR family oxidoreductase encodes MDLGIAGKTALVCGASKGLGYGCAEALVREGVNVVIVARGAEALEAAAKQLADAATAAGTPAPFVKAVAADITTEAGRAAVFALGHAFDIVVTNAGGPPPGDFRNWEREDWIKAVDANMLTPIELIKATVDGMAERGFGRIVNITSSSVKSPIEVLGLSNGARSGLTGFVAGVARSSVAGKGVTINNLLPGSFETDRLKGTMSGAAQKSGLDFDTVWENRKKAVPARRFGTPAEFGAICAFLCSVQAGYMTGQNVLADGGAYPGTY; translated from the coding sequence ATGGATCTGGGCATTGCAGGCAAGACCGCGCTGGTGTGCGGCGCGAGCAAGGGGTTGGGCTACGGCTGCGCCGAGGCGCTGGTGCGCGAGGGCGTCAACGTGGTGATCGTGGCGCGCGGCGCCGAGGCGCTCGAGGCTGCGGCCAAGCAACTGGCCGACGCGGCCACCGCGGCGGGCACGCCCGCGCCCTTCGTCAAGGCCGTGGCGGCCGACATCACGACCGAGGCCGGCCGCGCCGCCGTGTTCGCGCTGGGCCATGCCTTCGACATCGTGGTCACCAATGCCGGTGGCCCGCCGCCCGGCGACTTCCGCAACTGGGAGCGCGAGGACTGGATCAAGGCGGTCGACGCCAACATGCTCACGCCGATCGAGCTCATCAAGGCCACGGTCGACGGCATGGCCGAGCGCGGCTTCGGTCGCATCGTCAACATCACCTCGAGCTCGGTGAAGTCGCCGATCGAAGTGCTGGGCCTGTCGAACGGCGCGCGCAGCGGCCTCACCGGCTTCGTCGCCGGCGTGGCGCGCAGCAGCGTTGCCGGCAAGGGCGTGACCATCAACAACCTGCTGCCCGGTTCCTTCGAGACCGATCGCCTCAAGGGCACGATGAGCGGCGCGGCGCAGAAGTCGGGCCTGGACTTCGACACCGTGTGGGAGAACCGCAAGAAGGCCGTGCCCGCGCGCCGCTTCGGCACGCCCGCCGAGTTCGGCGCCATCTGCGCCTTCCTGTGCAGCGTGCAGGCCGGCTACATGACCGGCCAGAACGTGCTGGCCGACGGCGGTGCCTACCCGGGCACCTACTGA